One genomic window of Evansella cellulosilytica DSM 2522 includes the following:
- a CDS encoding DMT family transporter: MTYVKGNSIFYIGLTIISIIWGINFGISRWAMEVFTAEVFTLLRFGLAVPILFLILYKLEGSIKVEKRDLLKLVIIGFFGVTILELLVMYSIKYTTLANASLLNVAPWPIFAALFAPLFTKEVMTKRIVLGGAIALIGVTLIIGGGSDNLDLSGQYMLGNLLALAVSLIGALFNLACMPLMKKYSPLRVSTWYILFGSLFLIPFTLGGWSDIHWSTLTLPVVGAILYNVILCTVVAFLVWNASMNRVGATKANFYRYVVPAAAAVAGALFFNEPIMIGQIIGAIIIMSGLVIIGAEKKQLEKEGTVDSQQKVAN; encoded by the coding sequence ATGACTTACGTGAAGGGAAATTCAATTTTTTACATTGGGCTAACAATTATTTCTATAATATGGGGAATTAATTTCGGTATTTCTCGCTGGGCAATGGAAGTATTCACTGCAGAGGTATTTACTTTATTGAGGTTCGGATTGGCAGTTCCAATTTTGTTCCTTATACTGTACAAATTAGAAGGAAGTATAAAAGTAGAAAAGCGCGATTTATTGAAGCTAGTCATTATCGGATTTTTCGGGGTTACTATTTTGGAATTGCTCGTCATGTATTCTATTAAGTATACGACGCTAGCGAATGCTTCGTTATTAAATGTTGCACCATGGCCAATTTTTGCTGCTTTGTTTGCTCCGCTTTTTACAAAAGAAGTGATGACAAAAAGAATTGTTCTTGGTGGTGCCATTGCTTTAATTGGTGTTACGCTAATTATAGGTGGTGGAAGCGATAATCTTGATTTATCAGGTCAATATATGCTTGGAAATTTATTAGCACTAGCAGTTAGCTTAATAGGTGCACTATTTAATCTAGCTTGTATGCCACTAATGAAGAAATACTCGCCTCTTCGTGTGAGTACGTGGTATATCTTATTTGGATCTTTGTTTTTAATTCCTTTTACATTAGGTGGATGGAGCGATATTCATTGGTCGACACTAACATTACCTGTAGTAGGTGCAATTTTATATAACGTTATTTTATGTACTGTCGTCGCATTCCTTGTATGGAATGCTTCTATGAATCGTGTAGGAGCTACGAAAGCTAATTTTTATCGTTACGTCGTCCCAGCAGCTGCAGCAGTGGCTGGTGCATTATTCTTTAATGAACCGATTATGATAGGCCAAATTATTGGGGCAATCATTATTATGTCTGGTCTTGTCATTATTGGAGCTGAGAAAAAACAACTGGAAAAAGAGGGAACGGTAGACTCTCAGCAAAAGGTTGCAAATTAG
- a CDS encoding ECF transporter S component, producing MRAKKGLVSLLIFALLIIFIIVSLLWVNHYLFLSFGVIITAILLFLVHFERRVIEAREIVLLAVLAAIAAVSRIPFASIPSVQPTTFVIMMAGLVFGAETGLIVGVVAALSSNMVLGQGPWTPWQMIAWGLVGFTAGLLRNQSFMKKTWGKVLFAISWGFLFGWIMNLWGLLAAFGSEALLDMRLLIPYFLMSAPFDTMHAVSNVIFLLVFGGIWIKILERFKRKYGLLE from the coding sequence ATGCGAGCAAAGAAAGGATTAGTGAGCCTACTTATTTTCGCACTGCTTATTATTTTTATCATTGTCTCTCTTCTGTGGGTGAATCATTATTTATTCTTAAGCTTTGGCGTTATCATTACTGCTATATTACTTTTTCTTGTTCATTTTGAAAGGCGAGTTATTGAAGCGCGGGAAATCGTATTACTTGCAGTACTTGCTGCAATTGCTGCGGTGAGCCGCATTCCATTTGCGAGTATTCCTAGTGTACAGCCGACAACCTTTGTCATTATGATGGCAGGATTAGTATTCGGAGCAGAGACAGGTCTAATAGTCGGTGTAGTAGCTGCACTTTCTTCCAATATGGTGTTAGGTCAAGGTCCTTGGACCCCGTGGCAAATGATTGCCTGGGGACTAGTCGGATTTACTGCAGGACTATTAAGAAATCAGTCCTTTATGAAAAAAACTTGGGGGAAAGTTCTTTTTGCGATTAGCTGGGGATTTTTATTTGGTTGGATTATGAACTTATGGGGGCTTCTTGCAGCTTTCGGCTCAGAAGCTTTATTAGATATGAGATTATTAATACCATACTTTTTAATGAGTGCTCCTTTTGATACAATGCATGCGGTATCGAACGTCATTTTTCTACTCGTGTTCGGAGGTATTTGGATAAAAATATTAGAACGATTTAAGCGGAAATATGGTTTGTTAGAGTAA
- a CDS encoding ABC transporter ATP-binding protein, translating into MAFIKISDVSFTYPHSSRPALDNLSLNIEKGEFVILFGPSGSGKSTLLRLLKNDIKPHGTETGSINFENNEINTIKNSHDIGFVFQDPENQVVAEEVLHELVFGLENIGLSTSEMRNRVAEMVHYMGAQELLERKTHELSGGQKQQLNLASVLLMQPSILLLDEPTAQLDPVSARDFLSMLIRLNEEFGITIVMAEHRLEEVISVADKIVLLDQGRLVQEGNPKKVVQHIWTTDKKEFVPSIPSLFLHINNNDELDVPLNIKEGRNWIESHIHMREKEVTSVDVDLSEEILRANHVFYTYDTERSPVIKDLNFTLYKGETYALLGGNGSGKSTFLKILCGIIKPQKGKVLLEKRKLKSIIRKEIVGDIGYLPQNPKLFFIRETVEEEIEYTVKQWDVTNKVEVTELLARLNILHLLREHPYDLSGGELQKVALACLLIRKPKILLLDEPTKGLDPISKQQLASILVELKRQGVTILITSHDIEFVAKHATRCGMMFQGKITSENTPSQFFKGNFFYTTMMQRLFRGERDDVLTIEEAVLLCEQRKD; encoded by the coding sequence ATGGCGTTTATTAAAATAAGTGATGTGTCATTTACCTATCCTCATTCATCTCGTCCTGCACTTGACAATCTTTCTCTAAACATAGAGAAGGGAGAATTTGTTATTTTGTTTGGCCCTTCTGGTAGTGGTAAAAGTACACTACTTCGATTATTAAAAAATGATATTAAGCCCCACGGGACAGAGACAGGAAGTATTAATTTTGAAAATAACGAGATCAATACCATCAAGAATAGTCATGATATTGGCTTCGTGTTTCAAGATCCAGAAAATCAAGTAGTAGCGGAGGAAGTATTACATGAACTTGTATTTGGTCTTGAAAATATAGGCCTATCAACGAGTGAAATGAGGAATAGGGTTGCTGAAATGGTTCATTATATGGGAGCACAGGAATTACTAGAACGTAAGACCCATGAGCTTTCAGGTGGTCAAAAACAGCAGCTTAATTTAGCTTCGGTTTTGTTAATGCAACCTAGCATATTACTTTTAGATGAACCTACAGCACAACTAGATCCAGTGAGTGCTCGCGATTTTTTATCGATGCTCATTCGTTTGAATGAAGAATTCGGTATCACTATTGTTATGGCAGAGCATCGATTAGAAGAAGTAATTTCTGTTGCAGATAAAATCGTATTGCTGGATCAAGGGCGATTGGTGCAAGAAGGAAATCCTAAAAAGGTTGTTCAACATATATGGACAACTGATAAAAAAGAGTTTGTTCCGTCTATTCCATCTCTATTTTTACATATTAATAATAACGATGAACTGGATGTACCTTTAAATATTAAAGAGGGAAGGAACTGGATTGAATCTCATATACATATGAGAGAAAAAGAAGTCACCTCTGTGGATGTTGACTTAAGTGAAGAAATTTTGCGTGCCAATCATGTGTTCTATACATACGATACCGAACGGAGTCCGGTAATTAAAGATTTAAATTTCACACTATATAAAGGAGAGACATATGCGCTTTTAGGAGGGAACGGTTCAGGTAAATCGACATTTCTGAAAATTCTTTGTGGTATTATTAAACCTCAAAAAGGAAAAGTCCTTTTAGAGAAGAGAAAATTAAAATCTATTATTAGAAAAGAAATAGTAGGTGATATAGGCTATTTACCACAAAACCCCAAGCTATTTTTCATTCGAGAGACAGTAGAAGAAGAAATAGAATACACAGTAAAGCAATGGGACGTCACAAATAAAGTTGAGGTTACAGAGCTATTAGCAAGATTAAATATTTTACACCTTTTAAGGGAACATCCGTATGATTTAAGTGGTGGAGAGTTACAGAAAGTAGCATTAGCATGCTTATTGATAAGAAAGCCAAAGATTTTACTTTTGGACGAACCAACGAAGGGATTAGATCCTATTTCTAAGCAGCAGTTAGCTAGTATATTAGTTGAATTGAAACGGCAAGGTGTAACAATATTAATCACTTCTCATGATATAGAATTTGTTGCAAAGCATGCAACTAGATGCGGTATGATGTTTCAAGGGAAAATTACTTCTGAAAATACACCAAGTCAATTCTTTAAAGGAAACTTTTTTTACACGACAATGATGCAACGGTTATTTCGTGGTGAGAGAGACGACGTTTTAACAATTGAGGAGGCAGTACTGTTATGCGAGCAAAGAAAGGATTAG
- a CDS encoding energy-coupling factor transporter transmembrane component T, translating into MINRFEHFHPFVTFFYYAGVIILLMVYQHPTVLGAAFILILLVNYAQDRLRGFRKWAFFIIISGALIIILNPVFNERGQHILFEVFGHRITLEAVVNGSITALTIMCVISLFISYNEVMTPNKLLYLFARFLPQFAVLLMLTLRFIPLMKRRLDDISVVQQSKGIFVNGGRWRDRVKNGLLYVQALLTFSLEEAIQTADSMKAREYGKHKRSSYEHFRFKRMDYFLLISLILFLTICIIGRINGYLHLKIYPVMDSLFLSHIESFYFFCFVIFLSIPLLIEVGGKIRWRLLK; encoded by the coding sequence ATGATAAATCGATTTGAGCATTTTCATCCGTTCGTTACGTTCTTTTATTATGCTGGTGTTATCATTTTATTAATGGTATACCAGCATCCTACTGTTTTGGGAGCCGCATTTATATTAATATTACTAGTTAACTACGCCCAAGATCGATTAAGAGGTTTTAGGAAATGGGCTTTCTTTATCATCATTTCAGGTGCATTAATCATTATCTTAAACCCTGTTTTTAATGAAAGAGGTCAGCACATATTATTTGAGGTGTTTGGACATAGGATAACACTAGAAGCGGTTGTCAACGGAAGTATAACAGCTTTAACAATTATGTGTGTCATCTCTCTCTTCATATCTTACAATGAAGTCATGACTCCGAATAAGTTATTATACCTCTTTGCAAGATTTCTACCACAGTTTGCTGTCTTACTCATGTTAACATTACGATTTATCCCTTTAATGAAGCGACGGTTAGATGACATCTCTGTCGTTCAGCAAAGTAAAGGTATATTTGTGAATGGAGGAAGATGGAGGGATCGAGTGAAAAATGGTTTGTTATATGTACAAGCCCTCTTAACTTTCTCGTTAGAAGAGGCCATACAGACGGCAGATTCTATGAAGGCGAGGGAATATGGTAAACACAAAAGAAGCAGTTATGAACATTTTCGATTTAAAAGAATGGACTACTTCTTACTCATTTCACTCATCTTGTTCCTTACTATTTGTATTATTGGTAGAATAAATGGCTACTTGCATTTAAAAATATATCCAGTAATGGACTCGCTTTTCTTAAGTCATATTGAATCGTTTTATTTCTTTTGTTTTGTCATTTTTTTAAGTATTCCATTATTGATTGAAGTCGGAGGCAAAATTCGATGGCGTTTATTAAAATAA
- a CDS encoding DUF4430 domain-containing protein, giving the protein MKVTYISKLFRLLLFTVMVLFLVSCGQGQNSSSLTISDLTGKDAISERKFSDINNDLKINEVEIDDNTEEKEESIEKVEESLHKDDPNDSETANSSKSTSADTVEDREESSSSNHNDSSEKKSQSQKEERSHPEEPRKKESDNQKDSNKSDKSNESTTPSEEDNNLPTVTLTVQGPKDIGTIIGEVTVEYADGDTVLDILLKEANKRNIHVDYSGRGVTAYVKGIYNVYEFDYGPLSGWLAYINGTSLTRSAGATSVKEGDKIYWKYTEDYTSES; this is encoded by the coding sequence TTGAAGGTCACTTATATAAGTAAGTTATTTCGTTTACTCCTATTTACTGTCATGGTGTTATTTTTAGTTAGTTGTGGACAAGGACAAAATAGCTCTTCATTAACGATTTCTGATTTGACTGGAAAAGATGCTATAAGTGAACGGAAATTTAGCGATATTAATAATGACTTAAAAATAAATGAAGTGGAAATAGACGATAATACGGAAGAAAAAGAGGAATCTATTGAAAAGGTAGAGGAATCTTTACATAAAGATGATCCGAATGATAGTGAAACTGCAAATTCAAGCAAATCTACTAGTGCTGATACAGTAGAAGATCGTGAAGAGTCATCAAGTAGTAATCATAATGATTCGAGTGAAAAGAAAAGTCAATCACAAAAGGAAGAGCGTTCACATCCAGAAGAACCGAGAAAAAAAGAGTCTGATAATCAAAAGGATAGTAACAAATCAGATAAGTCTAACGAAAGTACAACTCCATCAGAAGAAGATAATAATTTACCAACTGTAACGTTAACTGTCCAAGGCCCTAAAGATATAGGTACGATTATTGGAGAAGTAACGGTAGAGTATGCGGACGGAGATACAGTGCTAGATATATTATTAAAAGAAGCGAATAAACGTAATATTCATGTAGATTATAGTGGGAGAGGGGTAACAGCCTATGTCAAAGGTATCTATAATGTATATGAATTTGATTACGGACCGTTAAGTGGTTGGTTAGCATATATTAATGGAACTAGTTTAACTAGGAGCGCTGGGGCTACATCTGTTAAAGAGGGAGATAAGATATATTGGAAATATACAGAGGATTATACGAGTGAATCATGA
- a CDS encoding LPXTG-motif cell wall anchor domain-containing protein, whose protein sequence is MSKLLLLRKSIVAMILVLLLFPLNVLASQEVKQDIERTAAHLIETEHYTDWSIAALAKANHLPDDVSELYRGYLVEDLDQVLRGTSLQRMVIAVAAIGEDPTDFEGVNLIEKVYSDEFINMLSAQIYGLIALNTGEYDIPEDALWTEEKLLNKILEQSLPHGGWGWDGVNADLDFTGMALTALGFYKDRDEVQAEIDKAVTLLADVMQEDGGFDNWGVNSNTAAQVIIGLSSVGVDVTQEPFYNDGHHPLQHLLDYQLENGAYKWLLSDTSENSMSTEQAFQALVAYNNLGVSHLYDFSYVEPEVEPEPIEETPGDQVEDPNDEETQEPVDSPGDVDTEEQEELIEEEEKKEKLKEDQEVDNEQVVVTDGESNGNENNNQAEHQSSNETETTSQEGERLPDTATSNYHVLALGALFFLIGTVIFFTQRRKVLN, encoded by the coding sequence ATGTCTAAATTACTTTTATTAAGAAAATCTATTGTCGCAATGATACTTGTTCTATTATTATTTCCGTTGAATGTGTTAGCTAGTCAAGAGGTGAAACAAGATATAGAACGAACTGCTGCACACTTAATTGAAACAGAGCATTATACAGATTGGTCCATAGCAGCATTGGCGAAGGCTAATCATTTACCAGATGACGTATCTGAACTTTATAGAGGGTATTTAGTTGAGGATCTGGATCAAGTACTAAGGGGTACTAGTTTACAGAGAATGGTCATTGCTGTAGCTGCAATAGGCGAGGACCCTACAGACTTTGAAGGGGTAAACTTAATCGAGAAAGTATATTCTGATGAATTTATAAATATGCTATCTGCGCAAATTTATGGATTGATTGCACTAAATACAGGGGAATACGATATACCTGAAGACGCTTTGTGGACAGAAGAAAAGTTATTAAATAAAATTCTAGAACAATCTCTACCTCATGGTGGTTGGGGCTGGGATGGTGTTAATGCCGATTTAGATTTCACGGGCATGGCATTAACAGCTCTTGGTTTTTATAAAGATCGAGATGAAGTACAAGCTGAAATTGACAAGGCTGTTACATTATTAGCTGACGTCATGCAAGAAGACGGAGGGTTTGATAACTGGGGTGTTAACTCAAACACTGCAGCTCAGGTTATTATAGGATTGTCATCTGTAGGAGTCGATGTTACACAAGAGCCTTTTTATAATGATGGACACCACCCCCTTCAACATTTACTAGATTACCAACTAGAAAACGGTGCATATAAATGGCTATTAAGCGATACATCAGAAAATAGTATGTCAACAGAACAAGCATTTCAAGCTTTAGTAGCTTATAACAATTTAGGAGTTAGTCATTTATATGACTTTAGTTATGTAGAGCCGGAGGTTGAACCTGAACCTATCGAAGAAACTCCAGGTGATCAGGTCGAGGATCCAAATGATGAAGAGACACAGGAACCTGTAGATTCCCCGGGTGATGTTGACACTGAAGAACAAGAAGAGTTAATTGAAGAAGAGGAAAAAAAGGAAAAGCTCAAAGAAGATCAAGAGGTTGACAATGAACAGGTAGTTGTAACTGATGGAGAATCAAATGGTAACGAGAATAATAATCAGGCAGAACATCAATCATCAAACGAAACAGAAACCACTAGTCAAGAAGGAGAACGCCTTCCTGACACAGCAACTTCCAATTATCATGTACTTGCTCTTGGTGCTTTATTCTTTCTCATTGGGACAGTTATCTTTTTTACACAAAGAAGAAAAGTATTGAATTAA